In one window of Nocardia brasiliensis DNA:
- a CDS encoding type II toxin-antitoxin system Rv0910 family toxin produces MGHIEAAKDVSATPDALWAVVSDPQTWDKWFTIHERFMEEPPAVLTEGAKLVAKIVMLGMANKLEWTVVSVAQPSKLTLGGTGMAGVKTEFTFDIQPKGDGGSTIVVSGDFEGALIKGALGKAVEKDGLKQLDKSLEQLDALASA; encoded by the coding sequence ATGGGACACATCGAAGCCGCCAAGGACGTCAGCGCCACCCCCGATGCCCTCTGGGCGGTCGTTTCCGACCCGCAGACCTGGGACAAGTGGTTCACCATCCACGAGCGCTTCATGGAGGAGCCGCCTGCCGTGCTGACCGAGGGCGCCAAGCTGGTCGCCAAGATCGTGATGCTCGGCATGGCGAACAAGCTGGAGTGGACCGTGGTCTCGGTCGCACAGCCGTCCAAACTCACCCTCGGCGGCACCGGAATGGCCGGTGTGAAGACCGAATTCACCTTCGACATCCAGCCCAAGGGTGACGGCGGCAGCACCATCGTGGTGTCCGGCGACTTCGAGGGCGCGCTGATCAAGGGCGCGCTCGGCAAGGCGGTCGAGAAGGACGGCCTCAAGCAGCTGGACAAGTCCCTCGAGCAGCTCGACGCGCTGGCCTCGGCATGA
- a CDS encoding exodeoxyribonuclease III, whose translation MNVNGVRAATGKGMLAWLAATEADIVCVQEVRATDEQTRAALAPALADGWWLANAEPESKGRAGVAILSRREPHAVRIGFGSSEFDASGRYLEADFGDVTVASVYVHSGEAGTPRQDEKYRFMAELGGYLTTRTGDFVVSGDWNIAHTELDLKNWKGNLKSAGFLPDERAWIDQLLAAGYVDVVRGLHPGKEGPYSWWSYRGRAFDNDTGWRIDYQLARGELATRAKQAVVERAAAYDQRWSDHAPVTVQYR comes from the coding sequence GTGAACGTAAACGGCGTCCGCGCTGCGACGGGCAAAGGCATGCTGGCCTGGCTCGCCGCCACCGAGGCCGACATCGTCTGCGTCCAGGAGGTCCGGGCGACCGACGAGCAGACCAGGGCGGCGCTGGCGCCCGCGTTGGCCGACGGCTGGTGGCTGGCCAATGCCGAGCCCGAATCCAAGGGCCGCGCCGGGGTCGCGATCCTGTCCAGGCGTGAGCCGCACGCTGTGCGAATCGGCTTCGGCAGCAGCGAGTTCGACGCCTCGGGACGCTACCTGGAGGCCGACTTCGGCGATGTCACCGTGGCCAGCGTGTACGTGCACTCCGGTGAGGCGGGCACGCCGCGCCAGGACGAGAAGTATCGCTTCATGGCCGAGCTCGGCGGGTATCTCACCACCCGCACCGGTGATTTCGTGGTGAGCGGCGACTGGAACATCGCGCACACCGAACTGGATCTGAAGAACTGGAAGGGCAACCTGAAGTCGGCCGGCTTCCTGCCCGACGAGCGCGCCTGGATCGATCAGTTGCTCGCCGCCGGCTACGTCGATGTGGTGCGCGGCCTGCATCCCGGCAAGGAGGGGCCGTACAGCTGGTGGTCCTATCGGGGTCGCGCCTTCGACAACGACACGGGCTGGCGCATCGATTACCAGCTGGCGCGCGGTGAGCTGGCGACCAGGGCCAAGCAGGCCGTGGTGGAACGGGCCGCCGCGTACGACCAGCGCTGGTCCGACCACGCCCCGGTCACGGTGCAGTACCGATGA
- a CDS encoding MaoC/PaaZ C-terminal domain-containing protein, whose amino-acid sequence MTAETAAARLVEFDDAGLETWCDDERFEVTGERIGEYAAATNDPIEAHLAGELASPVFAIVPVFEAMMMPVIDVAPMDIFGRVVHGEQDFHFHRAIRPGDKLVSRAKATGYTSRPNGTTITILIECRTEEGELVNEQYLTAFFRNIDAGKSVGAAAPPHKFDEALRAQPPVAVVPQHVDDDQTFRYSPASGDPVPLHLDEQVAKDAGLPGIIAHGLCTMAFASWAVLTEVGGSDVNRLKRFAVRFAKMVFPGDDLETRVWRVGSADGVTTYAFETLRGTDVVLSDGLAEITD is encoded by the coding sequence ATGACCGCGGAGACGGCCGCCGCCCGGCTGGTCGAGTTCGACGACGCGGGCCTGGAAACCTGGTGTGACGACGAACGTTTCGAGGTCACCGGCGAGCGGATCGGCGAATACGCCGCGGCGACCAACGATCCGATCGAGGCGCACCTGGCAGGCGAGCTCGCCTCGCCGGTCTTCGCCATCGTCCCCGTTTTCGAGGCGATGATGATGCCGGTGATCGATGTCGCGCCGATGGACATCTTCGGCCGGGTCGTGCACGGCGAGCAGGACTTCCACTTCCATCGGGCGATTCGGCCCGGTGACAAGCTGGTCTCGCGGGCCAAGGCGACCGGGTACACCAGCAGGCCCAACGGCACGACCATCACCATCCTCATCGAATGCCGCACCGAGGAAGGGGAATTGGTCAACGAGCAGTACCTGACCGCCTTCTTCCGCAATATCGACGCGGGCAAGTCGGTCGGCGCCGCGGCGCCGCCGCACAAGTTCGACGAGGCGCTGCGCGCCCAGCCGCCGGTGGCGGTCGTGCCGCAGCACGTGGACGACGACCAAACCTTCAGGTACTCGCCGGCTTCCGGTGATCCCGTGCCGCTGCACCTGGACGAGCAGGTGGCCAAGGATGCCGGACTGCCCGGCATCATCGCGCACGGACTGTGCACCATGGCGTTCGCGTCGTGGGCGGTGCTCACTGAGGTCGGTGGTTCGGATGTCAACCGGCTGAAGCGATTTGCCGTGCGGTTCGCCAAGATGGTCTTCCCCGGCGACGACCTGGAGACCCGTGTCTGGCGGGTCGGTTCCGCCGACGGTGTCACCACCTACGCGTTCGAGACTCTGCGCGGCACCGACGTGGTGCTCAGCGACGGGCTCGCCGAGATCACGGACTGA
- a CDS encoding ribonuclease domain-containing protein encodes MNLSPKAIRAAAALGAVALVLLVAAVLALRGGGEDTGTAAATTTARATASTSVPAGNAQRPPTATPLASRAPGVPDRAYATLREIDAGRWPDSADAPGTKGGDRWMNRGGDLPAKDAAGKPITYQEWDVNPKQRNRNRDAERIVTGSDGAAWYTGDHYKTFTRMR; translated from the coding sequence ATGAACCTGTCGCCGAAGGCGATCCGCGCCGCCGCCGCGCTCGGTGCGGTGGCGCTGGTGCTGCTCGTTGCCGCGGTGCTGGCGCTGCGCGGCGGAGGCGAGGACACCGGCACCGCCGCGGCGACCACGACCGCGCGCGCCACGGCGAGCACCAGCGTGCCCGCCGGGAACGCGCAGCGGCCGCCTACGGCCACGCCGTTGGCGAGCCGTGCGCCGGGCGTGCCCGATCGCGCCTATGCCACCCTGCGGGAGATCGACGCGGGCCGCTGGCCGGATTCCGCGGACGCGCCGGGCACCAAGGGCGGGGATCGCTGGATGAACCGGGGCGGCGACCTGCCTGCCAAAGATGCCGCCGGCAAGCCGATCACCTATCAGGAGTGGGACGTCAATCCCAAGCAGCGCAACCGGAATCGGGACGCCGAACGCATCGTCACCGGAAGTGACGGCGCGGCCTGGTACACCGGCGATCACTACAAGACCTTCACGAGGATGCGTTGA
- a CDS encoding SDR family oxidoreductase, producing MGALEGRVAIITGAGRGIGREHALLFAKEGAAVLVNDLGGSNAGEGTDTTPAQEVADEIVAAGGRALANTDNIATWDGAKRVVDQAVAELGGLDIVVNNAGILRDAFIAGMDEAQWDAVIAVHLKGHAAVLHHAAAYWKDQSKAGNQPNAAVINTASASGTTVPNAGQGNYGAAKAGIAALTLVAADELARYGVRVNAIAPIARTRLTLATPGMGAMMAAEADEVAEGGFDAFSPANISPLVAYLASDKCPITGKVFAVQGGAISELAGWHDVKTIETDGPWLIDDISARLP from the coding sequence ATGGGTGCACTCGAGGGTCGAGTAGCCATCATCACCGGGGCCGGCCGCGGCATCGGCCGCGAGCACGCGCTGCTGTTCGCCAAGGAGGGCGCCGCGGTGCTCGTCAACGACCTCGGCGGCAGCAACGCGGGCGAGGGCACCGATACCACGCCCGCGCAGGAGGTGGCCGACGAGATCGTCGCCGCCGGCGGCAGGGCGCTGGCCAACACCGACAACATCGCCACCTGGGACGGCGCGAAGCGTGTGGTCGATCAGGCCGTCGCCGAGCTGGGCGGGCTCGACATCGTGGTGAACAACGCGGGCATCCTGCGCGACGCGTTCATCGCGGGCATGGACGAGGCACAGTGGGACGCGGTGATCGCGGTGCATCTCAAAGGTCACGCCGCCGTGCTGCATCACGCCGCCGCCTACTGGAAAGACCAGAGCAAGGCGGGCAATCAGCCGAACGCCGCGGTGATCAACACCGCCTCCGCCTCCGGCACCACCGTGCCCAACGCGGGCCAGGGCAACTACGGCGCGGCCAAGGCGGGGATCGCCGCGCTGACCCTCGTCGCCGCCGACGAACTCGCCCGCTACGGCGTGCGGGTCAACGCCATCGCGCCGATCGCGCGCACCCGGCTCACCCTCGCCACGCCGGGCATGGGCGCGATGATGGCGGCCGAGGCCGACGAGGTGGCGGAGGGCGGCTTCGACGCGTTCAGCCCCGCCAACATCTCGCCGCTGGTGGCCTACCTGGCCTCGGACAAATGCCCGATCACCGGCAAGGTGTTCGCGGTGCAAGGCGGCGCCATTTCCGAGCTGGCCGGTTGGCACGATGTGAAGACGATCGAGACCGACGGGCCCTGGCTGATCGACGACATCTCCGCTCGGCTGCCCTGA
- a CDS encoding barstar family protein → MTESVTLSQFLARPVPADADAESIAPLPPRVALGAAAVDAAELSSVRYRAPSGFAVRELRGAKMRSVARVFDEIAAALQFPYYFGENKDAFDECLRDLDDFVGDATGYVVVIRDSAHLLADESDERDWFKSAIRDAAEYWSDKGILFRVVLQGESTGLQDVSVRL, encoded by the coding sequence ATGACCGAGTCAGTCACGTTGTCGCAGTTCCTTGCCCGTCCCGTCCCCGCCGACGCCGATGCCGAGTCGATCGCCCCGCTGCCGCCGCGGGTGGCGCTTGGCGCCGCGGCCGTCGATGCCGCCGAGCTGAGCAGCGTGCGCTATCGCGCGCCGTCCGGTTTCGCGGTGCGCGAGCTGCGCGGGGCGAAGATGCGCTCGGTCGCACGGGTTTTCGACGAGATCGCCGCCGCGCTCCAGTTCCCGTACTACTTCGGCGAGAACAAGGACGCGTTCGACGAATGCCTGCGTGATCTCGACGATTTCGTCGGCGACGCCACCGGATACGTTGTCGTGATCCGGGACTCGGCGCACCTGCTTGCCGACGAGTCGGACGAGCGCGACTGGTTCAAGTCGGCGATCCGCGACGCCGCCGAATACTGGTCGGACAAGGGCATCCTGTTCCGGGTCGTGCTCCAGGGCGAATCGACCGGCCTGCAGGACGTTTCAGTGCGGCTCTGA
- a CDS encoding oxygenase MpaB family protein, with product MSEPGYFSERSMARRVMRKRAVGLTYGQRALVVGAVHPLLYVGTAENTEHRTTPYTRLALTGHLFESVFLGTKAEADRALEFTRKKHATVRGALPEDAGAHHPAGTGYSANDPHLMYMTMAFTLDSAEVMYDLLVRPLTDGEREGLYQDYVRWAELFGMPATAAPATYRQFRASFDAYLASDELFLTDEARLVGSYLAGQRVPYPQRVPLQQVTSAFFLLVQGSLPPRIREMYGMRWGIAEQGAYRALAQAVRTAHRTLPLAPPVVRRTMAGPSAPVYKLVSQRERRLARTGRPSMPGVDPRNWVERNSIGQRRAATQ from the coding sequence ATGTCCGAACCCGGCTACTTCAGTGAGCGCTCGATGGCCAGGCGGGTGATGCGCAAGCGCGCGGTCGGCCTGACCTACGGGCAGCGCGCCCTCGTCGTCGGCGCGGTGCATCCACTGCTCTACGTGGGCACCGCCGAGAACACCGAGCATCGGACGACCCCCTACACCAGGCTCGCGCTCACCGGCCATCTGTTCGAGTCGGTGTTCCTCGGCACCAAAGCCGAGGCGGACCGGGCACTGGAGTTCACCAGGAAGAAGCACGCCACGGTGCGTGGCGCGCTCCCAGAGGACGCCGGGGCGCACCACCCCGCGGGCACCGGATACTCGGCGAACGATCCGCACCTGATGTACATGACCATGGCGTTCACCCTCGACTCCGCCGAGGTGATGTACGACCTGCTGGTCCGGCCCCTGACCGATGGCGAGCGCGAGGGTCTCTACCAGGACTACGTCCGCTGGGCCGAGCTCTTCGGCATGCCCGCCACGGCGGCGCCCGCCACCTACCGGCAGTTCCGCGCGTCCTTCGACGCCTACCTCGCCTCGGACGAACTGTTCCTCACCGACGAGGCGCGCCTGGTCGGCTCGTACCTGGCCGGGCAGCGCGTGCCGTACCCGCAGCGGGTGCCCTTACAGCAGGTCACCTCCGCCTTTTTCCTGCTCGTGCAGGGCAGCCTGCCGCCGCGGATCCGGGAGATGTACGGCATGCGCTGGGGGATCGCCGAACAGGGCGCCTACCGGGCGCTCGCGCAGGCCGTGCGGACCGCGCACCGCACCCTGCCGCTGGCACCGCCCGTGGTGCGCCGCACCATGGCCGGGCCGAGCGCGCCGGTCTACAAACTGGTGTCGCAGCGGGAGCGCCGACTCGCCCGCACAGGACGGCCGAGCATGCCCGGCGTCGATCCGCGGAACTGGGTGGAGCGAAATTCCATCGGTCAGCGGCGCGCAGCGACTCAGTGA
- the trpS gene encoding tryptophan--tRNA ligase gives MSVPAETPAAERKQRVLSGIQPTSSSFHLGNYLGALQYWVTMQDDYDTLYFIPNLHAITVPQDPKALRAQTRGAAAQLLAIGIDPKKSTLFVQSQVPEHAELAWVLSCITGFGEASRMTQFKDKSAKQGSENASVGLFTYPVLMASDILLYRPHQVPVGEDQRQHLELTRNLAQRFNTRFKKTFVVPEAHIVKGTAKIYDLQDPTAKMSKSASSDAGLINLLDDPKVTAKKVRSAVTDTEREIRYDVEHKPGVSNLLVILGSLTGTPIVTLEKDYAGKGYGDLKADVADALVEFVTPLQAKVQEYLSDQGELDRILAAGAERAREIAGNTLAQVYDRVGLLTR, from the coding sequence ATGTCCGTTCCTGCAGAAACCCCGGCCGCTGAACGCAAGCAGCGGGTCCTTTCCGGGATCCAGCCCACCAGTTCCTCGTTTCACCTCGGCAACTACCTTGGGGCACTGCAGTACTGGGTGACCATGCAGGACGACTACGACACGCTGTACTTCATCCCGAACCTGCACGCGATCACCGTGCCGCAGGATCCGAAGGCGCTGCGGGCCCAGACCAGGGGAGCCGCGGCACAGCTGCTCGCCATCGGCATCGACCCGAAGAAGTCCACCCTGTTCGTGCAGAGCCAGGTGCCCGAGCACGCCGAGCTGGCCTGGGTGCTCAGCTGCATCACCGGATTCGGCGAGGCGAGCCGGATGACCCAGTTCAAGGACAAGTCCGCCAAGCAGGGCTCGGAGAACGCCTCCGTCGGGCTGTTCACCTATCCGGTGCTGATGGCCTCGGACATCCTGCTCTACCGGCCGCATCAGGTGCCGGTTGGCGAGGACCAGCGTCAGCACCTCGAACTGACCCGAAATCTGGCGCAGCGCTTCAACACCCGCTTCAAGAAGACCTTCGTGGTGCCCGAGGCGCACATCGTGAAGGGCACGGCCAAGATCTACGACCTGCAGGATCCGACGGCGAAGATGAGCAAGTCCGCGTCCTCCGACGCCGGGCTGATCAACCTGCTCGACGACCCGAAGGTCACCGCCAAGAAGGTGCGCTCCGCGGTCACCGACACCGAGCGCGAGATCCGCTACGACGTCGAGCACAAGCCGGGCGTCAGCAACCTGCTGGTGATCCTCGGCTCGCTGACCGGCACGCCGATCGTCACGCTCGAAAAGGACTACGCGGGCAAGGGCTACGGCGACCTGAAAGCGGATGTGGCCGACGCGCTGGTCGAATTTGTCACGCCATTGCAGGCGAAGGTGCAAGAGTATTTGTCGGATCAGGGCGAACTCGACCGCATCCTCGCCGCCGGTGCCGAGCGTGCGCGAGAGATCGCCGGCAACACCCTCGCACAGGTATACGACCGAGTGGGTCTGCTGACCCGTTAG
- a CDS encoding acyl-CoA dehydrogenase family protein gives MFEWSETDLLIRDAVRTFIDKEIRPNLDALDSGELSPYPIIRKLFSEFGIDAMGEEAVTKLLAKQEAREAAIAAGEPKPEKKENSAGGSPFAGQESLMAVLIGELSGVCMGVVTALGVSIGLGATTIMSRGTLAQKKRWLPDIVTMKKVAAWAITEPDSGSDAFGGMKTYVKRDGADYLLNGQKTFITNGPFADVMIVYAKLDEGDGADRRERKVLTFVLDKGMEGLTQGKPFKKMGLHASPTGELFFDNVRLGPDRLLGETEEHKGGDGRESARSSFTAERVGVAFMALGIINECHRLCLEYAKSRKLWGQEIGRFQLVQLKLAKMEIARINVQNMVFNTLERGRAGKPPTLAEASAMKLYASEAATEVAMEAVQLFGGNGYMTEYRVEQLARDAKSLMIYAGSNEIQVTHIAKGLLA, from the coding sequence ATGTTCGAATGGTCCGAGACCGATCTGCTGATCCGTGACGCCGTGCGCACGTTCATCGACAAGGAGATCCGGCCCAACCTCGACGCTTTGGACAGTGGCGAGCTGTCGCCATACCCGATCATCCGGAAGCTGTTCAGCGAGTTCGGGATCGACGCCATGGGCGAGGAGGCGGTGACCAAGCTGCTCGCCAAGCAGGAGGCGAGGGAAGCGGCCATCGCGGCGGGCGAGCCGAAGCCGGAGAAGAAGGAGAACTCCGCGGGCGGTAGTCCGTTCGCCGGGCAGGAATCGTTGATGGCGGTGCTGATCGGTGAACTGTCCGGTGTCTGCATGGGCGTGGTCACCGCGCTCGGCGTCAGCATCGGTCTCGGCGCGACCACGATCATGTCGCGGGGCACGCTGGCGCAGAAGAAGCGCTGGCTGCCCGACATCGTGACGATGAAAAAGGTTGCGGCGTGGGCGATCACGGAGCCCGACTCCGGGTCGGACGCGTTCGGCGGTATGAAGACCTACGTCAAGCGCGACGGTGCGGACTATCTGCTCAACGGGCAGAAGACGTTCATCACCAACGGCCCCTTCGCTGACGTGATGATCGTCTACGCCAAGCTCGACGAGGGCGACGGCGCGGACCGGCGTGAACGCAAGGTACTGACGTTTGTGCTGGACAAGGGCATGGAGGGCCTCACACAGGGCAAGCCGTTCAAGAAGATGGGCCTGCACGCCTCGCCGACCGGTGAGCTGTTCTTCGACAACGTACGCCTCGGCCCGGACCGGCTGCTCGGGGAGACCGAGGAGCACAAGGGCGGCGACGGCAGGGAGAGCGCCAGGTCCAGCTTCACCGCCGAACGGGTCGGTGTCGCGTTCATGGCGCTGGGCATCATCAACGAATGCCATCGGCTCTGCCTGGAATACGCCAAGAGCCGCAAGCTCTGGGGACAGGAGATCGGCCGGTTCCAGCTGGTGCAGCTCAAGCTGGCCAAGATGGAGATCGCGCGGATCAACGTGCAGAACATGGTGTTCAACACGCTGGAGCGGGGCCGGGCCGGTAAGCCGCCGACGCTCGCCGAGGCGTCGGCGATGAAGCTGTACGCGTCGGAGGCCGCCACCGAGGTCGCGATGGAGGCGGTCCAGCTGTTCGGCGGTAACGGATACATGACCGAGTATCGTGTGGAACAGCTTGCGCGCGACGCGAAGTCGCTGATGATCTACGCGGGTAGCAACGAGATCCAGGTGACCCACATCGCCAAGGGCCTGCTGGCCTGA
- a CDS encoding TetR/AcrR family transcriptional regulator, with protein sequence MTRSYGGVSAGERKAHRRTALLDAALEIIGTQGLPKLTVSGLCAQAGLNERYYYESFDSRDAVLTALIDSIAEELAVVIVAAVSTAPKDSRGTAHAAIAAGIHLLTDDPRKAKVALVAGMATPELRARTTETVRLFARMVAAEGIDFYGIDDPTADPAIAFRANYLVGGLVQTLTAWLQGELPISRDELIEHTTDVFVLLGEDLAHRLG encoded by the coding sequence GTGACTCGTAGCTATGGCGGTGTCTCCGCGGGAGAGCGCAAGGCACACCGGCGCACGGCGTTGCTCGATGCCGCGCTGGAGATCATCGGCACCCAGGGGCTGCCCAAACTGACCGTCTCGGGGCTCTGCGCCCAGGCAGGCCTCAACGAGCGGTACTACTACGAGAGTTTCGACAGCCGCGACGCCGTGCTGACCGCGCTGATCGACAGCATCGCCGAGGAACTCGCGGTCGTGATCGTCGCGGCGGTGAGCACCGCGCCGAAGGACTCCCGCGGCACCGCCCACGCCGCGATCGCCGCGGGCATCCACCTGCTCACCGATGATCCGCGTAAGGCCAAGGTCGCGCTGGTCGCGGGCATGGCGACACCGGAGCTGCGAGCACGCACCACCGAGACCGTGCGGCTGTTCGCCAGGATGGTCGCGGCGGAGGGCATCGACTTCTACGGCATCGACGATCCGACCGCGGACCCGGCGATCGCGTTCCGAGCGAACTACCTGGTCGGCGGGCTGGTGCAGACGCTGACGGCCTGGCTACAGGGTGAGCTGCCGATCAGCCGGGACGAACTCATCGAGCACACCACCGACGTGTTCGTCCTGCTCGGCGAGGACCTGGCACACCGCCTGGGCTGA
- a CDS encoding lipid-transfer protein: MANKVYVVGVGMTKFEKPGRRKNEDGTDWDYPDMARESGTKALADAGIAYDLVEQAYVGYVYGESTSGQRAVYELGMTGVPVVNVNNNCSTGSTALYLAAQAIRGGLAECTLALGFEKMQPGSLGSTWDDREQPMARHIMALAEISEVLFPVAPWMFGAAGREHMKQYGTTAEHFAKIGYKNHKHSVNNPYSQFQDEYSMDDIRGARMIYDPLTKLQCSPTSDGSGAVILASEAFVDKHNLAGQAVEIVGQAMTTDFKSTFDETAKNLVGYDMTVQAARKVYEQAGLGAEDFQVIELHDCFSANELLTYEALGLCGEGEAGKLIDDNLTTYGGKWVVNPSGGLISKGHPLGATGLAQCSELTWQLRGTADKRQVDGVTAALQHNIGLGGAAVVTAYQRADR; the protein is encoded by the coding sequence ATGGCGAACAAGGTTTACGTCGTCGGCGTCGGCATGACGAAGTTCGAAAAGCCGGGCCGCCGCAAGAACGAAGACGGCACCGACTGGGACTACCCGGACATGGCCAGGGAGTCGGGGACCAAGGCGCTCGCCGACGCGGGCATCGCCTACGACCTGGTGGAGCAGGCCTACGTCGGCTACGTGTACGGCGAATCGACCTCCGGTCAGCGCGCGGTCTACGAACTCGGCATGACCGGCGTCCCGGTGGTGAATGTCAACAACAACTGTTCGACCGGTTCGACCGCGCTCTACCTTGCGGCGCAGGCGATTCGGGGCGGACTGGCCGAATGCACGCTGGCGCTGGGTTTCGAGAAGATGCAGCCGGGTTCGCTCGGCTCCACCTGGGACGACCGTGAGCAGCCGATGGCGCGCCACATCATGGCGCTCGCCGAGATCTCCGAGGTGCTGTTCCCGGTGGCGCCGTGGATGTTCGGCGCGGCGGGTCGCGAGCACATGAAGCAGTACGGCACCACCGCCGAGCACTTCGCCAAGATCGGCTACAAGAACCACAAGCACTCGGTGAACAACCCGTACTCGCAGTTCCAGGACGAGTACTCGATGGACGACATCCGCGGCGCGCGGATGATCTACGACCCGCTTACCAAGCTGCAGTGCTCGCCGACCTCCGACGGGTCCGGCGCGGTGATCCTGGCCAGCGAGGCGTTCGTGGACAAGCACAACCTGGCCGGCCAGGCGGTGGAGATCGTCGGGCAGGCGATGACCACCGACTTCAAGTCCACCTTCGACGAGACCGCCAAGAACCTCGTCGGCTACGACATGACCGTGCAGGCGGCACGCAAGGTCTACGAGCAGGCCGGACTCGGCGCCGAGGACTTCCAGGTCATCGAGTTGCACGACTGCTTCTCGGCCAACGAACTGCTCACCTACGAGGCGCTCGGCCTCTGCGGCGAGGGTGAAGCCGGAAAGCTGATCGACGACAACCTGACCACCTACGGCGGCAAGTGGGTGGTGAACCCCTCCGGTGGCCTGATCTCCAAGGGACACCCTTTGGGCGCAACGGGTTTGGCGCAGTGCTCCGAACTCACCTGGCAGCTGCGTGGCACCGCGGACAAGCGGCAGGTCGACGGGGTCACCGCCGCGCTGCAACACAACATCGGCCTCGGCGGCGCGGCGGTGGTCACCGCCTATCAGCGTGCCGACCGCTGA
- a CDS encoding alpha/beta fold hydrolase — protein sequence MTMPSDTAKSPAAAKRAARPAAAAAKNPAMPKPVKALHMGSGDPLLLLHGFMMSPHCWEQTATRLSSQCEVYAPAFAGHWGGEDADGWSIDVHTLADRIEDQLDDLGWRTCHIAGNSLGGWVGVELARRGRARTLTLVAPAGGWHAPSITQFRIGLKFLSLVPVVEIGKRLGGFAINNPITQRLALLPLSKNAAAVSRADTAACIMAALHCPTMIPFIVTSLRGPGQEDLSTLTTPVRLLLAEYDRVIPNRVYARRYLKELPESADRIVVHGVGHVPMLEAPDRIATLIAEHVYASRNRLRAV from the coding sequence ATGACGATGCCGTCTGACACCGCCAAGTCCCCCGCCGCCGCGAAGCGGGCCGCACGCCCAGCTGCCGCCGCCGCGAAGAACCCCGCAATGCCCAAGCCCGTCAAGGCTTTACACATGGGCTCCGGCGACCCGCTACTCCTGCTGCACGGCTTCATGATGTCGCCGCACTGCTGGGAACAGACGGCGACGCGGCTGTCGAGCCAGTGCGAGGTCTACGCGCCCGCCTTCGCGGGGCACTGGGGCGGGGAGGACGCGGACGGCTGGTCGATCGACGTGCACACCCTCGCCGACCGGATCGAGGACCAGCTCGACGACCTCGGCTGGCGCACCTGTCACATCGCGGGCAACTCGCTCGGCGGCTGGGTCGGCGTCGAACTCGCCCGACGCGGACGGGCCCGCACGCTCACCCTGGTGGCGCCCGCGGGCGGTTGGCACGCGCCATCGATCACCCAGTTCCGGATCGGCCTGAAGTTCCTGTCGCTGGTCCCGGTCGTCGAAATCGGCAAGCGGCTGGGCGGTTTCGCGATCAACAACCCGATCACGCAGCGGCTGGCCCTGCTCCCGTTGAGCAAGAACGCCGCGGCGGTGTCGCGGGCCGACACCGCGGCGTGCATCATGGCGGCGCTGCACTGCCCGACGATGATCCCGTTCATCGTCACCAGTCTGCGCGGACCAGGACAGGAGGACCTGTCCACCCTCACAACGCCGGTCCGGCTGCTGCTCGCCGAATACGACCGGGTGATCCCGAATCGGGTCTACGCCCGCCGCTATCTGAAGGAACTTCCCGAGTCCGCCGATCGCATCGTCGTGCACGGTGTCGGACACGTCCCGATGCTCGAGGCGCCCGACCGGATCGCCACCCTGATCGCCGAGCACGTCTACGCCAGCCGCAACCGGCTCCGCGCGGTCTGA